A window of Campylobacter pinnipediorum subsp. pinnipediorum contains these coding sequences:
- a CDS encoding DUF7488 domain-containing protein encodes MKKIFLLFCCVVFAFSAPRPTQDDFNACYEKNKNSIISVNGNYGVAITENLIAVAKNSQTPLNDYIKFDSYLGLYLVKSDKKLDPAVMADENDDVKFNKTTWIGNLSDNNSTVMGHVKEFGSGLGDFDTLNFDVNAVSELNTGCCKMAGISVGGNKFIPNRYLKHFAMYDDVYYGDIGVIFEQKGDKFFVKSVDPLGRGKALMKGDEILSVNSDKPKSLRLLNETVLFAPKGSLLEFKIRRDGEETKIYTPVSGDVSLKDNSIQESTKDQAAEIEKNNQNTESNLLDEILMQWGIFVDNNLVVKKVVDGSKAEEFGIKLNDKILQLNSDDVKNRKQLLEKIGKQTSFLLLFRRDDFDFFARVVR; translated from the coding sequence TTGAAAAAAATATTTTTACTTTTTTGTTGTGTTGTCTTTGCATTTTCTGCTCCTCGTCCTACACAGGATGATTTTAATGCTTGTTATGAGAAAAATAAAAACTCAATAATATCAGTTAACGGTAATTATGGTGTTGCTATAACAGAAAATCTTATTGCGGTTGCAAAAAATTCTCAAACCCCTTTGAATGATTATATTAAGTTTGATTCTTATTTAGGGCTTTATCTTGTAAAAAGCGATAAAAAGCTAGATCCTGCTGTGATGGCTGATGAAAATGATGATGTAAAGTTTAATAAAACAACTTGGATAGGAAATTTAAGTGACAATAACTCAACTGTTATGGGACATGTTAAAGAGTTTGGCTCAGGTCTTGGAGACTTTGATACTCTTAACTTTGATGTAAATGCTGTTTCTGAATTAAATACAGGTTGTTGTAAAATGGCTGGTATAAGTGTAGGTGGTAATAAATTTATACCAAATAGGTATTTAAAACATTTTGCTATGTATGACGATGTTTATTATGGTGATATTGGTGTTATTTTTGAGCAAAAAGGCGATAAGTTTTTTGTAAAAAGTGTAGACCCACTTGGTCGCGGTAAGGCTTTGATGAAGGGTGATGAAATTCTTAGTGTAAACTCAGATAAGCCAAAATCTTTGAGACTTTTAAACGAAACTGTGCTTTTTGCGCCAAAAGGCTCTTTGCTTGAGTTTAAAATAAGAAGAGATGGCGAAGAGACAAAAATTTATACACCCGTTTCTGGCGATGTTAGTTTAAAAGATAATTCAATACAAGAAAGCACAAAAGACCAAGCCGCCGAGATTGAAAAAAACAATCAAAATACTGAGTCAAATTTATTAGATGAGATATTAATGCAATGGGGTATTTTTGTTGATAATAATTTGGTTGTTAAAAAGGTTGTTGATGGTTCTAAAGCAGAAGAGTTCGGGATAAAGCTAAATGATAAAATACTTCAATTAAACAGTGATGATGTTAAAAATAGAAAACAATTGCTTGAAAAAATAGGAAAACAAACTAGCTTTTTATTGCTTTTTAGAAGAGATGATTTTGATTTTTTTGCAAGGGTTGTTAGATGA